The genomic stretch TCGAGTGGAGaaacgaaaaaaaaaaggaactggTAAAATTATCATACTCTGGAAACCAGCTGTGAGTTTTGGAAGGGTTGCCGCGCAGTGCAAGGCCAGTGGCACTGTATACTGTGATAATCTCTTTCACAGAACGGTGGGGCTTGCTGTGAGAAGACATCGGGCTGTCACTGGACGTCACCACCATGTCACTTCGTCTTGCAATATGGGTCTACGAACAAGAAATGAACCTGTCACCTCTTGTATTAGTCAAAACTAAGAAGAAATTATTTGATCTGTTTTATAGCTGATATCCCCAGGACTGCCCCAGATCCAAGAATCAGATGGGATGTCAACCAAGAAAGAGTTTCTGTGCTGATTCTCAAAATCAACTTGCCAAAAGTCGACCAGTGAGTTTTAGCCATCTCTATGGAAATAATGAGTCAGCttcattttgttttctttttattagGTATTCGAAACACTGCCCTTATGCAAAACAAAAGGTTGAAATCCTGCAGAAACCCTAAAATCACAAAAAATTTGAAACCTTGGATCCAGTTTCATTTTCATGTCGCCACTATGCATGATGCATTACCACTCGCTCCAACTGCAGACTGGGCAGATATAAGATCACAAGTCTTGGCCATGTGAACAGAATTGAAGAAATGAAGTATGATCAGAAACTTTGAGAAAGTAACtgtttaaaagaaaataaacatgaccttcaaaaaagaaagaaaataaacattACCAGGCAATTTCTACATCGTACGATATTGAAGGCTTTGAGTAGCTGAATCTCCCGCTGTAGTCGATATGAGACTCCATCAATCTCAAGCAATTCTTGCCTCAGAGATTCTGAGATAGGAAGTTTGCTTCCGATGCAAAATGACAAATAATTGGGTTTTCTCACATGATCATCCATGCTTGGGTTTAAAATTACTTGTCTCCACAAATCTGCCATGAAGATAATTCAAGGTCATACATACACTTAACTCACAACTGAACAGATTTATACTTTGACATAACAGGACTTATCTCTCTATAATATAAAGATATAAGCAGCTTTCCAGCATGTCCGAGAAAAAAATTACAGATGAATGTAGAGTAACATAAATTCAGTTTGCTACAATTCAAGAGTCAagtgaaataaaaaggagcggAGAAATAACTTGGTACCTGCAGCTCTTCTAGAAAGTGAATACGAATCATACATCTCATAAGCCCAGCGAGGCCAAAATGACAATGGGGCCTGTGATGCATTTTTTGTTGCGAAGTAATGTTTCTGCTGTTTAGTATCTTTCTTTCTTGCTCTCTGAAAGGATTTGGAGGATATGAAACAAAGATTATCATCATCCCCTGTGTTTGTATTCTTATCTGGCTGACTGTACCCATCAATTTCTTTTACAGGCTCATGGCTCTGGCAAGACTGTTCAGGTATAGAATTTTGGCCTTCATTTGAGGATTCATCCAAAACACCACACCTTACCAGGCCACTGGACTGGGAACCTAAAAGATATATTCCTTTATCTGTTACTGAGTAGTCACTTGAAGTGCTAGTGGGTGATAGAGAATCCCTATCCAAATCAGAACCCACATGATCAAGTTGTGTAGAACATGACGCATGCAAACTGGGCACTATCGATGAAGCACATTGCCTGAAACTGTTAGTTGCAGCTAACTGTCCAAAAGCATCCCTTGGAGTTCTTTGAGGTGTATCTTCTTCAATAATTTGGACTTCACCCCATGGCTGTCAACAAGAAAAATGCCATGAGAATATGCTCTCTTCCTTTTAGTTCAGAGAATTACATACTTTTTACTGGCCCTGTTTGGATCACAGCTGTATCATTATAATCTAGATTATACATAGGATTATTATTATAATCTGGATTAATAATCAGAGTGCTTGGATCCCTGGATTATTGTGGTGGATTATTCTTGGTTCAAGTGACAAATACTCATCATCACCAAAAAGCAGGTCCAAGGTGGATTATAGGATTATTGTAACTTGGTGTTTTGATTATAGTAATCCACCTTATAATCTAGCTTGTTTGGATCACAATTACAATACCTTAGCTGATTATTATAATCACACTGGATCCAAACAGACCCTTAATTATTAAGACTTACTACTCCGTCGACATCCAACCAATGGCGCATAAGATGAAACCGCTGCTGACCATGAGAGAAAATACATGATGAACCGTCATCCAACTGTTGAATTTTCTGTATCTATGAAAGCAACATAAACATACAAGTTAATTTAACTCTTGACAGTATGGCTAATGAGAAGGAAGGGCTACAGGTGAATATAGATAGTTTGGATGaaataacaaataaataaaacttGCACCAATATATAGCTCACAActtatacaaaaaaaaaaaacgaccTGTGGGGGGTAAGACAGCCCCTAGGTATTGCATTAAACTCACAACTTATACTAGTCTAGTTGATTTTAAAATTGCAAAATGTGTAAAAGGGTGTTAACCAAAACAAGTGACTCAGAGACACGTTAGTGGCATGAAAATGGAACTTGTAGTGCGCACTTGAATTCCAACTTCCAAGATGTTTTGTATCATCAACTGATCGATGCAAAACAACAATTAGTCCCAAGCAAGTCGGGATAGACTCATCAACTGATCAATGTATGAATCCAGAAATTTGGTTGCAGGGTCTATTTTTGAGAATAAGGAGACTATAATCAACCATAGCTTctcaaaagaagaaaagaaaacacaATAATCAACTTTAGCTGCGGATAACATAATGATGTTTTCCAGTAAGTAAATGTCTAGGTCCTGTGTGAATTCATTATTTCTTTTTAATGGCTTGATATATGTCTCTAGATGGCATCAAATTTGTTTACAGATTCCAAATCTAGTCCAGTGGTGAAGCTGGAACCAAAATGGCAGTGGTGCACCAGGAGGATATGGTTTTCATTTTACTGTAGTGCAGCACCCTAGCCCTATGTTCTGGCACCCCTTGTCTAGGCTTTAGTTGTTACTAACTTATTATAGAAGACATCAAGGATATTTGTTCTTTTTGATAGAAAGATCAAGAAATAATTTATCATTCTATCATGAGAGCAGATACTCAATCACCAGTAGAAACAACTCAACGAGGAGGAAGACCACAAGTACACATGACATAACTAGTAACTAATAGCTTAGAAACCTCACCTCTGCCATTGTCCCGACAGAAGCAATAGTATAATGTCCATCATTTGTGTGTCGATAAACATAAACCTGACATTGGACCATAGCCAATTAAAACAGACAATGTAACAATGCATCACGACAATGAGAAATGGCACTCACCACGCCTATCATGCATGGAGCATCAACATGATTAATAGCCTTGTCAATAGCTTCCACTAATCTACGTTGAAACACTCGAAGATGTAGGGAAGCTTCaggaaacaaaacaactgcagaaGTTCCATGACAGAACATTTATTATAATTCCATTATATTGAAAATGTACGCCGTCAATAGTCATCACTCCGGTCAAAAAGGACAACACAGATGGTCATTTCTATATATACTTTGTAAGATGAGATTATTACCACTAGTTACACAGTCAATATTAATAGGTCTGTTCAGATTTCGGGAAGGACAACAGGATGGTCCACTTCAAAATGTATTGTCCTCATATTCAAATTAATTTGAGGTAAGCTTTGTCATACACTGCATGGTCCACCAGAAGCAGAAATTCTACCTTGAAGATAGAACATCGGCAGATTGAGGACTCTGTCTCCATCCAGGAAAGCAAATTTTCCTCGTGCACCATCAATCTTTGCCTCTAGCAAATAACCAGACTGTTCATGCATTGAATCTAGAATATAAAATCCGAATCTAGGAATATAAAATACACAAATAAGATTAGCATGAATATTTACCAAGGTAGGTGTCATCTTGCAAGGAAACAGTAGATGTATCGACCATAAGCTCCTCAGAAGTGTTAATCCCTCCATCTCCATGAGCATTTCTGCAATTAAAGAATGTGAAGAAGAAAAATGGATAAAACAAGAGTCCACACAAACATTGAGTAGCAACAAGCTCATACAAATTCACTTCTATCTATACCATTTAAATGAATGCAGGTACAGGTAGTGGGGAAATATTTAGCAGACCATATACTATGTTCACACATCCCATTGAACCAAGGGCCTTAAGATGTTATCTAGCGTATTAATCATTAGTACCAAAACTTTGAATATAACCGAACTTGTGGGCACCATGTATACTACCTCATCATTCCTCCACCAACCTTTTTTAGAGTTTTAGGGTCATACCCCCGTCTTCCAATATAGATCAAAAGACAAGACTCCACAGCCATAAGTTTGAGTACATCAGCAAAATTGTGGTTGCAAACTAAATGTTGGCTATGAGTGCGAAGTAACCACTAACCATCTCCGCTGTAAGCTCTGAGCTTAAAACAAATTTTAGTTTAAGCTCCAGATTTTGCTGTTTGCTATGAGCTTAAGTTTGCAAAAATTCCCCAATCCTAATCTTTAAGGGAATTTGAAAGATGGATTGAGCTCAAGGAGAGCTTAGCAGAATATCATTAGATGAGGAGGGCTCTGACATGGTTAGTTGGGGCTTAGAGAAAAAAGGCCACTTCTCTACAAAATCCCTCTACAGATTCATATCAAATGATGGGGTTACTAGCAGAATAGCTGGTCATCTATGGAAATGTAAAATTCCCTTAAAGATCAAGTTTTTTGTCTGGCAGGTTTTTAATAATAAACTGCAATGTGCTCAAAGACTTAGCAAGAGAGGTTGGAAGGTTATGAGGAGTGCTGCCTGTGTGGGACTATTGAATCTGTgaatcatatatttttttattgcattatagttactccctccatcccaaattataagtcattacaagaatcttgaagagtcaatacatctcaagtttgaccaaatttatatagtacgataataacatttatgatatcaactaaggccccgttattttagctactcttgggtgactaatggaactaaactattctagctccttttagtcaatgtgtttggaactttagctaactaaagtttagctggttaaaatttagcaaggggaaccaaacagggcctaagtatcattaggttcttcattaattatattttcatagtatatctatttgatgccacaaaactttgtaattttttctataattttggtcaaacttgagatactttaactctccaagattcttggaatgacttacaatttggcatGGAGGGAGTAGAATGATTTGGAGCTTCCTAGGAGAGATCTTTAAATGGCAAAATTGCTCAACCTCCGTGAAGAAGTTGTCTGAAGCATGGTTACAGGGCAAGGGGCCCCTACCCATCACATTAACCCTTTTCATCTTTGCAGGTTTTGCTTGGGCTATTGGAATAATAGGAACAGGATGGCTATTGAAAACAAGTTTCCAAAGGCCCCGTCTGACATCATCTATGTTGTATTATCATTCCTGCAGAAGTGGAGTGTACTCCTCAAGGAGGAGGATCGCCAAAACATTCTGCAAGTGAAGGACGAAGTCATGCTCTAAATGAAGAATTTCAGGCCTAGTGTGTTGATGTCTACTGATATCTGTGAAATCTAGATCATGTACTAGGCTGTCGTGTGTTCCCCAGTATTGTATCCGACTATGCTTGCTTCCTTA from Sorghum bicolor cultivar BTx623 chromosome 3, Sorghum_bicolor_NCBIv3, whole genome shotgun sequence encodes the following:
- the LOC8062173 gene encoding protein cereblon homolog isoform X3 gives rise to the protein MLMEMEGLTLLRSLWSIHLLFPCKMTPTLSGYLLEAKIDGARGKFAFLDGDRVLNLPMFYLQVVLFPEASLHLRVFQRRLVEAIDKAINHVDAPCMIGVVYVYRHTNDGHYTIASVGTMAEIQKIQQLDDGSSCIFSHGQQRFHLMRHWLDVDGVPWGEVQIIEEDTPQRTPRDAFGQLAATNSFRQCASSIVPSLHASCSTQLDHVGSDLDRDSLSPTSTSSDYSVTDKGIYLLGSQSSGLVRCGVLDESSNEGQNSIPEQSCQSHEPVKEIDGYSQPDKNTNTGDDDNLCFISSKSFQRARKKDTKQQKHYFATKNASQAPLSFWPRWAYEMYDSYSLSRRAADLWRQVILNPSMDDHVRKPNYLSFCIGSKLPISESLRQELLEIDGVSYRLQREIQLLKAFNIVRCRNCLTHIARRSDMVVTSSDSPMSSHSKPHRSVKEIITVYSATGLALRGNPSKTHSWFPEYTWTIALCSACQSNIGWLFRADNKNLHPRSFWAIRTSQISDDTQSR
- the LOC8062173 gene encoding uncharacterized protein LOC8062173 isoform X1; protein product: MAERDRILERERRQMEQILELDMEELQVEEVDDDGSSSSSDVDTFLRNAHGDGGINTSEELMVDTSTVSLQDDTYLEAKIDGARGKFAFLDGDRVLNLPMFYLQVVLFPEASLHLRVFQRRLVEAIDKAINHVDAPCMIGVVYVYRHTNDGHYTIASVGTMAEIQKIQQLDDGSSCIFSHGQQRFHLMRHWLDVDGVPWGEVQIIEEDTPQRTPRDAFGQLAATNSFRQCASSIVPSLHASCSTQLDHVGSDLDRDSLSPTSTSSDYSVTDKGIYLLGSQSSGLVRCGVLDESSNEGQNSIPEQSCQSHEPVKEIDGYSQPDKNTNTGDDDNLCFISSKSFQRARKKDTKQQKHYFATKNASQAPLSFWPRWAYEMYDSYSLSRRAADLWRQVILNPSMDDHVRKPNYLSFCIGSKLPISESLRQELLEIDGVSYRLQREIQLLKAFNIVRCRNCLTHIARRSDMVVTSSDSPMSSHSKPHRSVKEIITVYSATGLALRGNPSKTHSWFPEYTWTIALCSACQSNIGWLFRADNKNLHPRSFWAIRTSQISDDTQSR
- the LOC8062173 gene encoding uncharacterized protein LOC8062173 isoform X2, with the translated sequence MAERDRILERERRQMEQILELDMEELQVEEVDDDGSSSSSDVDTFLRNAHGDGGINTSEELMVDTSTVSLQDDTYLEAKIDGARGKFAFLDGDRVLNLPMFYLQVVLFPEASLHLRVFQRRLVEAIDKAINHVDAPCMIGVVYVYRHTNDGHYTIASVGTMAEKIQQLDDGSSCIFSHGQQRFHLMRHWLDVDGVPWGEVQIIEEDTPQRTPRDAFGQLAATNSFRQCASSIVPSLHASCSTQLDHVGSDLDRDSLSPTSTSSDYSVTDKGIYLLGSQSSGLVRCGVLDESSNEGQNSIPEQSCQSHEPVKEIDGYSQPDKNTNTGDDDNLCFISSKSFQRARKKDTKQQKHYFATKNASQAPLSFWPRWAYEMYDSYSLSRRAADLWRQVILNPSMDDHVRKPNYLSFCIGSKLPISESLRQELLEIDGVSYRLQREIQLLKAFNIVRCRNCLTHIARRSDMVVTSSDSPMSSHSKPHRSVKEIITVYSATGLALRGNPSKTHSWFPEYTWTIALCSACQSNIGWLFRADNKNLHPRSFWAIRTSQISDDTQSR
- the LOC8062173 gene encoding uncharacterized protein LOC8062173 isoform X5; this translates as MAERDRILERERRQMEQILELDMEELQVEEVDDDGSSSSSDVDTFLRNAHGDGGINTSEELMVDTSTVSLQDDTYLEAKIDGARGKFAFLDGDRVLNLPMFYLQVVLFPEASLHLRVFQRRLVEAIDKAINHVDAPCMIGVVYVYRHTNDGHYTIASVGTMAEIQKIQQLDDGSSCIFSHGQQRFHLMRHWLDVDGVPWGEVQIIEEDTPQRTPRDAFGQLAATNSFRQCASSIVPSLHASCSTQLDHVGSDLDRDSLSPTSTSSDYSVTDKGIYLLGSQSSGLVRCGVLDESSNEGQNSIPEQSCQSHEPVKEIDGYSQPDKNTNTGDDDNLCFISSKSFQRARKKDTKQQKHYFATKNASQAPLSFWPRWAYEMYDSYSLSRRAADLWRQVILNPSMDDHVRKPNYLSFCIGSKLPISESLRQELLEIDGVSYRLQREIQLLKAFNIVRCRNCLSAVGASGNASCIVAT
- the LOC8062173 gene encoding uncharacterized protein LOC8062173 isoform X4; this translates as MAERDRILERERRQMEQILELDMEELQVEEVDDDGSSSSSDVDTFLRNAHGDGGINTSEELMVDTSTVSLQDDTYLEAKIDGARGKFAFLDGDRVLNLPMFYLQVVLFPEASLHLRVFQRRLVEAIDKAINHVDAPCMIGVVYVYRHTNDGHYTIASVGTMAEIQKIQQLDDGSSCIFSHGQQRFHLMRHWLDVDGVPWGEVQIIEEDTPQRTPRDAFGQLAATNSFRQCASSIVPSLHASCSTQLDHVGSDLDRDSLSPTSTSSDYSVTDKGIYLLGSQSSGLVRCGVLDESSNEGQNSIPEQSCQSHEPVKEIDGYSQPDKNTNTGDDDNLCFISSKSFQRARKKDTKQQKHYFATKNASQAPLSFWPRWAYEMYDSYSLSRRAADLWRQVILNPSMDDHVRKPNYLSFCIGSKLPISESLRQELLEIDGVSYRLQREIQLLKAFNIVRCRNCLTCDLISAQSAVGASGNASCIVAT
- the LOC8062173 gene encoding uncharacterized protein LOC8062173 isoform X6; protein product: MAERDRILERERRQMEQILELDMEELQVEEVDDDGSSSSSDVDTFLRNAHGDGGINTSEELMVDTSTVSLQDDTYLEAKIDGARGKFAFLDGDRVLNLPMFYLQVVLFPEASLHLRVFQRRLVEAIDKAINHVDAPCMIGVVYVYRHTNDGHYTIASVGTMAEIQKIQQLDDGSSCIFSHGQQRFHLMRHWLDVDGVPWGEVQIIEEDTPQRTPRDAFGQLAATNSFRQCASSIVPSLHASCSTQLDHVGSDLDRDSLSPTSTSSDYSVTDKGIYLLGSQSSGLVRCGVLDESSNEGQNSIPEQSCQSHEPVKEIDGYSQPDKNTNTGDDDNLCFISSKSFQRARKKDTKQQKHYFATKNASQAPLSFWPRWAYEMYDSYSLSRRAADLWRQVILNPSMDDHVRKPNYLSFCIGSKLPISESLRQELLEIDGVSYRLQREIQLLKAFNIVRCRNCLLERVVMHHA